In Phyllostomus discolor isolate MPI-MPIP mPhyDis1 chromosome 2, mPhyDis1.pri.v3, whole genome shotgun sequence, the following are encoded in one genomic region:
- the ETFBKMT gene encoding electron transfer flavoprotein beta subunit lysine methyltransferase yields the protein MALSPGWRAFALLPGTHCGVFRKAPRSSCLSSFPWGHCPWRGTGSSLDPEMKAFLEENTEVTSSGSLTPEIRLRLLTPRCKFWWERADLWPHSDPYWAIYWPGGQALSRYLLDNPDVVRGKSVLDLGSGCGATAIAAKMSRACRILANDIDPIAGVAITLNCELNQLNPFPILTKNVLDLEQDKWDLIVLGDMFYDEDLADSLHRWLKGCFWTHRTQVLIGDPGRPQFRGHSIQHQLHKVVEYSLPEATRQENNGLTTSTVWEFQP from the exons ATGGCTTTGAGCCCAGGTTGGAGAGCATTTGCGCTGCTTCCAGGGACCCACTGTGGTGTCTTTCGGAAGGCCCCGAGAAGCAGTTGTCTTTCCTCATTTCCTTGGGGCCACTGCCCCTGGAGAGGCACGGGAAGCTCTTTGGACCCCGAGATGAAAGCGTTCCTGGAGGAGAACACTGAAGTCACCAGCAGTGGCAGTCTCACTCCCGAAATCCGGTTGCGGCTTTTGACCCCCAGATGCAAGTTCTGGTGGGAAAGAGCTGACCTGTGGCCCCACAGCGATCCCTACTGGGCAATCTACTGGCCAGGAGGCCAAGCCCTATCTAG gTATCTTTTGGATAATCCTGATGTTGTCAGAGGAAAATCTGTGTTAGATCTTGGGAGTGGATGTGGAGCTACAGCTATCGCTGCCAAGATGAGTAGGGCATGCAGGATCCTGGCCAATGACATAGACCCTA TTGCAGGAGTGGCTATCACACTAAATTGTGAATTGAACCAACTGAATCCTTTCCCCATTTTAACCAAAAATGTTTTGGATTTGGAACAAGATAAGTGGGACCTTATTGTGCTTGGAGATATGTTTTATGATGAAGACCTTGCAGACAGTCTTCACCGATGGCTGAAGGGCTGCTTTTGGACCCACAGAACTCAAGTACTGATTGGTGACCCTGGCCGACCCCAGTTCAGAGGACACAGCATTCAGCATCAGCTGCACAAGGTAGTGGAATATTCCCTTCCAGAAGCTACGAGGCAGGAAAACAATGGACTGACAACAAGCACAGTGTGGGAATTCCAGCCCTGA
- the AMN1 gene encoding protein AMN1 homolog isoform X1 produces the protein MRRVHKLLDLCLWYFTKNISRYITDIKLLPPGIKDRLIRIMSVKGQITDSNISEILHPEVQTLYLQTCDISDTALLHLCNCKKLKELNLNSSKENRVSITSKGIKAVASSCSYLYEARLKRCCNLTDEGVLALARSCRLLKIIDLGGCSRITDVSLRALGENCLFLQYVGISATQVSDNGVVALVSGPCAKKLEEIHMEHCVNLTDESIEAVITRCPQIRILLFHGCPLLTDHSREVLEQLRGPSKLKQVTWTVY, from the exons gTGCCTTTGGTACTTTACGAAGAATATTTCCAGATATATCACAGACATTAAGCTTTTACCTCCTGGCATAAAAGATAGACTGATAAGAATAATGAGCGTGAAGGGGCAGATAACAGATTCAAATATAAGTGAG ATTTTACATCCTGAAGTCCAAACTCTATATCTACAGACCTGTGATATTTCAGATACTGCTCTCTTGCACCTGTGTAACtgcaaaaaactgaaagaattaaatttaaattcctCGAAAGAAAACAGAGTTTCTATAACCTCAAAAG GAATAAAAGCTGTGGCTTCATCTTGCTCATACCTTTATGAGGCTCGCCTGAAAAGATGCTGCAATCTTACTGATGAAGGAGTGCTTGCCCTTGCACGCAGTTGCCGTCTGCTCAAGATCATCGATTTAGGTGGCTGCTCACGCATTACTGATGTGTCCTTACGTGCATTAGGAGAAAACTGCTTATTTTTGCAATATGTTGGTATTTCAGCTACTCAG GTGTCTGACAATGGTGTGGTTGCGCTTGTCAGTGGACCCTGTGCCAAGAAGTTAGAG gagatCCATATGGAACATTGTGTGAATCTGACTGACGAGTCTATAGAAGCTGTCATTACTCGCTGTCCTCAGATCCGTATATTACTGTTCCATGGGTGCCCCCTGTTAACAG ATCATTCCCGAGAAGTCTTGGAGCAATTAAGAGGCCCAAGCAAATTAAAGCAAGTGACATGGACTGTTTACTGA
- the AMN1 gene encoding protein AMN1 homolog isoform X2: protein MSVKGQITDSNISEILHPEVQTLYLQTCDISDTALLHLCNCKKLKELNLNSSKENRVSITSKGIKAVASSCSYLYEARLKRCCNLTDEGVLALARSCRLLKIIDLGGCSRITDVSLRALGENCLFLQYVGISATQVSDNGVVALVSGPCAKKLEEIHMEHCVNLTDESIEAVITRCPQIRILLFHGCPLLTDHSREVLEQLRGPSKLKQVTWTVY from the exons ATGAGCGTGAAGGGGCAGATAACAGATTCAAATATAAGTGAG ATTTTACATCCTGAAGTCCAAACTCTATATCTACAGACCTGTGATATTTCAGATACTGCTCTCTTGCACCTGTGTAACtgcaaaaaactgaaagaattaaatttaaattcctCGAAAGAAAACAGAGTTTCTATAACCTCAAAAG GAATAAAAGCTGTGGCTTCATCTTGCTCATACCTTTATGAGGCTCGCCTGAAAAGATGCTGCAATCTTACTGATGAAGGAGTGCTTGCCCTTGCACGCAGTTGCCGTCTGCTCAAGATCATCGATTTAGGTGGCTGCTCACGCATTACTGATGTGTCCTTACGTGCATTAGGAGAAAACTGCTTATTTTTGCAATATGTTGGTATTTCAGCTACTCAG GTGTCTGACAATGGTGTGGTTGCGCTTGTCAGTGGACCCTGTGCCAAGAAGTTAGAG gagatCCATATGGAACATTGTGTGAATCTGACTGACGAGTCTATAGAAGCTGTCATTACTCGCTGTCCTCAGATCCGTATATTACTGTTCCATGGGTGCCCCCTGTTAACAG ATCATTCCCGAGAAGTCTTGGAGCAATTAAGAGGCCCAAGCAAATTAAAGCAAGTGACATGGACTGTTTACTGA